Part of the Sporosarcina sp. FSL K6-2383 genome is shown below.
AGCGGTAGTAACACACTTTATGCGGTAGTTTCCCGATCCCCCAAAAAAACCCACCTGAGAGTCTCCTGCAGACTCCCGAAGTGGGATTTCCATCATAATTATTTTTTCAAGTTATAGAAAGTTTTAGCACCTAAATATTCAGCTGTGTCGTCAAGCTGATCTTCGATGCGAAGCAATTGGTTGTATTTCGCAACGCGATCCGTACGTGACGGAGCACCTGTCTTGATTTGACCAGCGTTTGTTGCTACTGCGATATCAGCAATTGTTGTATCTTCTGATTCACCAGAACGGTGAGAGATAACAGCTGTAAAGCCAGCGCGTTTCGCCATTTCGATTGCATCAAACGTTTCCGTCAATGTACCGATTTGGTTCACTTTAATAAGGATCGAGTTACTGATTCCTTCTTCGATTCCGCGTGATAATTTCTCAGTGTTTGTAACGAACAGGTCATCTCCAACAAGTTGAACTGTTTTGCCAAGGCGTTCTGTTAATAGCTTGTGGCCCGCCCAGTCGTTTTCGTCCAAACCGTCTTCGATTGAAATGATTGGGTATTTCTCGCACATTTCAGCATACCAATCAACCATTTCAGCAGATGTCTTCACGATACCTTCGCCTGAAAGATTGTATGTGCCATCTTCTTTATTGTAAATTTCAGATGCAGCAACGTCCATTGCAAGAAGAACTTCCTCGCCTGGCTTGTAGCCTGCTTTTTCGATTGCTTCAATGATTGTAGACAATGCTTCTTCGTTAGAAGATAGGTTCGGAGCAAATCCGCCTTCATCCCCAACAGAAGTGTTCAAACCTTTTGCCTGCAATACAGCTTTCAAGCTATGGAAAATTTCAGTCCCCATGCGTAGACCGTGGCGGAATGATTCTGCGCCTACTGGCATCACCATGAATTCTTGAATATCGACGTTGTTATCCGCGTGCTCTCCGCCATTCAAAATGTTCATCATTGGAACTGGCAATTGTTTTGCATTGACACCACCAAGGTATTGGTAAAGTGGAATATCTAGGTAATCTGCAGCTGCACGTGCTACTGCCATAGATACGCCAAGAATTGCGTTAGCACCCAATTTCCCTTTGTTTGGTGTACCATCAAGTTCGATCAACGCTTTGTCGATTGTTACTTGATCCAAAACAGAGTACATTTCTTCTAGGTCGTCAGCAATAACATCATTGACGTGTTCAACTGCTTTTAGAACTCCTTTACCGAGGTAACGATTTTTGTCGCCATCACGTAGTTCAACTGCTTCATATTCACCTGTTGATGCTCCTGATGGAACGATTGCACGGCCAAATGCGCCGCTCTCTGTGAATACTTCAACCTCTACCGTTGGATTTCCTCGTGAATCAAGTACTTCTCTTGCCTGGACAATTGTAATAACTGGCATGTTAGTCTCCCCTTTTTAAAATAATGGTGTGCCGGTCATTTCTACCGGTTGTTCAAGCTCTAATAATTTTAGCATTGTTGGTGCAAGGTCTGCGAGTATACCGCCTTCACGTAGCACAATATCCGATTTTGTCACAATGACTGGCACCGGATTTGTCGTGTGTGCGGTCATTGGCGAACCTTCTAATGTCATGACCTCATCGGCATTCCCATGATCGGCCGTAACAATTGCCATACCACCCTTCGCATGTAAAGCAGTAACGATTTTACCTAAACAAGTATCGACTGTTTCAATCGCTTTAATCGTCGGCTCTAGCATTCCACTATGACCGACCATATCTGGGTTGGCAAAGTTCAAGAGTATCGCGTCATAACGATCCGCCTCAATGCCTTCAATCAGTGCTTCTGTTACTTCAAAGGCACTCATTTCCGGCTTTAGATCGTAGGTTGCTACTTTCGGCGAAGCAATTAAAATCCGTTCTTCACCCGCAAACTTTTCTTCCCTACCGCCACTCATAAAGAAAGTGACGTGTGGGTATTTCTCAGTTTCTGCAATACGCAATTGTGTTAATCCATTATGGGCAATCACTTCACCTAGCGTATTCTCTAAGTTTTGACTGCTAAAGACAACATCCGCAGCAACTTCGTCACTATAATGTGTGAACGTGACAAACTTCAAATCTGCAAACTTATTAGCGCCTGTGTCAAAACCGTCAAACGTAGCGTCTGTAAACGTGCGAGATAGCTGAATCGCTCGGTCAGGACGGAAGTTAAAGAATACGACCGCATCCCCATCCTCGACAGTTGCAACAGGTTTACCTAGCTCTTCGATAACGAATGGCACGACGAATTCATCATGGATACCACGCTCATACGACGCGAGCACGCCTGCAGTTGGCGTCGCCGCTGTTAAGGCTGTGCCGTCAACGATTGCATGATAGGCTTTCTCCACACGTTCCCAGCGCTTATCCCGATCCATCGCATAATAGCGACCCGAAATACTGGCAAACTTTCCAACGCCAATTTCCTGCATCACTGTTTCTGTTTTCTCGATATAATCAAGAGCCGTTTGTGGACCTACATCGCGTCCGTCCAAAAATGCATGAACAAACACTTTA
Proteins encoded:
- the eno gene encoding phosphopyruvate hydratase; translation: MPVITIVQAREVLDSRGNPTVEVEVFTESGAFGRAIVPSGASTGEYEAVELRDGDKNRYLGKGVLKAVEHVNDVIADDLEEMYSVLDQVTIDKALIELDGTPNKGKLGANAILGVSMAVARAAADYLDIPLYQYLGGVNAKQLPVPMMNILNGGEHADNNVDIQEFMVMPVGAESFRHGLRMGTEIFHSLKAVLQAKGLNTSVGDEGGFAPNLSSNEEALSTIIEAIEKAGYKPGEEVLLAMDVAASEIYNKEDGTYNLSGEGIVKTSAEMVDWYAEMCEKYPIISIEDGLDENDWAGHKLLTERLGKTVQLVGDDLFVTNTEKLSRGIEEGISNSILIKVNQIGTLTETFDAIEMAKRAGFTAVISHRSGESEDTTIADIAVATNAGQIKTGAPSRTDRVAKYNQLLRIEDQLDDTAEYLGAKTFYNLKK
- the gpmI gene encoding 2,3-bisphosphoglycerate-independent phosphoglycerate mutase, translating into MSKSPVALIILDGFGLRDEQLGNAVALSKKPNYDHLWNNFPHTTLTASGEAVGLPEGQMGNSEVGHLNIGAGRIVYQSLTRINKSIREADFFDKEALLGAIAHAKQRGTALHLMGLLSDGGVHSHYEHLFALLRLAKLNGIDKVFVHAFLDGRDVGPQTALDYIEKTETVMQEIGVGKFASISGRYYAMDRDKRWERVEKAYHAIVDGTALTAATPTAGVLASYERGIHDEFVVPFVIEELGKPVATVEDGDAVVFFNFRPDRAIQLSRTFTDATFDGFDTGANKFADLKFVTFTHYSDEVAADVVFSSQNLENTLGEVIAHNGLTQLRIAETEKYPHVTFFMSGGREEKFAGEERILIASPKVATYDLKPEMSAFEVTEALIEGIEADRYDAILLNFANPDMVGHSGMLEPTIKAIETVDTCLGKIVTALHAKGGMAIVTADHGNADEVMTLEGSPMTAHTTNPVPVIVTKSDIVLREGGILADLAPTMLKLLELEQPVEMTGTPLF